TCAGGATCAGAatgaaaatcaagaaaaaagtTTCCAAGAAAACTGCAATGTTTCTCAGAATAACatcttcaaaaagaaaatgcaagaGGATAAAATGGACAGTTTAGTTGTTTCCATGGAGAAGAAAAATCATCAGAGTAACAGAAAATCAGCAGAAGGTGATTTTTTGCTCGGAAACAAAAACTTGGACACTCATCAGGAATCCAAGTCagatttcaaagaaaaaatgaagagcAACTCAGATAGTGGAAGACTTGGGTCCGAAAAAGAGTCAAACAAGAAGTCAAAGACATCAAAAGAATTATTAAAGGAAGAATCTATTTCATTTGCATCCCGTGACAAATGCTCCGAAACCTTAAAACTGGCCAGTGTCAAAGATGACACATCTTCAGGAATATCGAGGAGCTTGGACTCCCataacagaaaaaggaaaaaaacagggaaCAAGATGCAGGCCACTCTGAAACAAGAACCGGAGTCTGAAAACAAGGGACAttccaaacacaaaaacaaaaaggccaaaataaaacacaaagacaagaaaagtgaCAATGACCCCAAGGAGCCCTCTGTGTCTTTTGAATCATGCTTGAACTACGACGCAAATGTTttcaagagaaaagaaagatcTGGAGTGAAGAAACCTCCCAGAAAAATCGAGACTGTAGTGAAAGAAGAAGCAACTAATTATCCAGGCATGAAAGCTTTCAAGTCACATGTGATGTCTGTAAATGTTACCTCTCCAAAACAGGTAAATTTAACAGTGATCTTAAAAGTTTAGCTTTTAGAGCGCAGGTAATGATTTGATCAATAATCTGATAATCCCTCACGTTGTAGCAGTGTAAGGAGTCTATAATGGACCTGGTGAACATTCCTTTACCCGCTGTTCTTCCTGAATGTGAACAGCCATCCAGTGTTGACTACTTTGACAGGAAAGGTATTGCATTTCCTTCACATTTGGCTGCATATTCATGTTGGCCATCTTATTCTTGAAGCTCTTCTTTTGTCTTAAAGCTGAGAAAGAGACGGATATCTGTGACATCTCGGAAGAGTCTGCAGTCTTCACTGGTCAGAGACTTAACAGGAAGATGCAAGTGTACTCCGGTGCCAAGACCATCTTCCTCCCAGCCATGATGAGCCTGCACCAACAGTGTATCCGCACGCTCCAGAATAACATCAACTGTGAGTTAAAGCCCAGGAAAAACTTTTCGCAGGGCTCTGATTATTCTGTCAAATTGTTGGATTTATATTTAGGAGCAGAGATCTCTTCTCAGTGCTTTATGAAACTGGCGGAGTCCCGTTTGAAATCCTGGAGCCTGTGTTGGAAAGGTGTACACCAGAGCAGCTGCTACGCATTGAAGAATACAACCCAGTaagaatgtgaatgtgaataaagccagtggccactttattaggtacacctgcTTAGCATTCAACCCGTTTGCCTGAAGGGCAGTCAAAATTCAGCTGCTAAAATTTCACTGTGACGAGGAACACTATCCTGGACTATGGCCATGAAGAAATATACGTGGTCAGCAACAAGCAATATTTACAGAATGGCATTCAAATGAAGCCCAGTAGAGGCTAACATTTGGAACTCATGTAGACTCATTGGAATTGCTGCAGTTTTGAGGAATTTATGTCACAACTATATTTTCATccagaggaaaagaaattaaatctGAATGATATGGCTGCAAgtttaaatgaaaccatgttGGTTGTCTGTAATCATATACCCCATGTAGCTTGATTTCTACCCATCAGCTGACGGGAGTGAAAGCTATTGTGGTGTTGCTGTGTCTCTTCCAAATAAGTTTCAACAAGTTGTATGATCCGTGTCTTTCTGTTCGTCACTGTGGCACTGAGCTGTAAAGTGCCTGTTACTTGTCTGACCTCGTTCACCGAACTGTGAAGGGAGTGCAGCTATGAAAACGTCACATCTAAAACTGACAGTCCTTTAACATCAAAAGTCTTGTGAGTAATAATGTTTAGTTGAACAGTAACTTAACCTCTCGGCCACATTTTCTGGCTTTTTGCGCTGAGACGTGTCAGATTTGCAGGAGCTTTGAACTAATGATGAAATGAGCAGGTTTACCTTCAGTGACCTCTGAGTATATGAAAGATAGGAAAAGTTACTGGAAAGGCTGTGGTAAGGAGAGAATTTTTTAAAAGTATATAAATGTTCATTTGTTCCCAGGACTGTAATTGTTTATTTCCACAGATCTATGTTGGAGTGACGGACCACTTATGGGGGAAACATTGTCAGAGGGACTTCAAAGACTGCAAACTTCAGGAATATGAATCATGGAAAGAAATGTACATCAGGCTGTCTGAGGAGAGGGAAATGAAACTCCAAAGACTCACTAAAAGCATTGTCTCGGCACAGTCTAACAAACCCAAAGGTGTGTGTCCTGTATGCTGAACTTGAAACTTTTCAAGTTGTGACAGTCTTTGTGTTGATCTACAGCAAATCATCCAAATTATACctattctgaaataaaatttcaaaCGGTTACAACATCAGAAAGCAAGTATTTTATGTGCATTGTATGTGGTAGGAAAATTGTTTGCTTCTTATTGTGTTCTGTACACTGTGACACTTTTTAGGGCGGCAGGTGAAGATGGCATTTATTCACACTGTTGCCAAGCCACCGAGAGATGTGCGAATTCAGCAGGAAATTCATGGAACTGCTGTTCAGCAGCCTCATCAGCTCAAGTGCAGGTGGGTTTCAGCGTCCTAAATATGTAGAAATATCTGCACAGGTTTCATGATtagttgcttttgtttttatttttaatcaatttactcatttacattcatttcagctgtgttgTTTTCCTAACTATTAAATTTATCAAGCCAAATATTGAAAGAGAACCATACTGGAGCACTATTTGTCTTTGGCAAAACATGAACACCTGGTGACACCTGTGTTTGCTCCGCTCCTCGTCCACATAAAAGCCCTTAACTACAAAGTGATCactcaacaacagcagcttaGCAGGGTCATAATCTGTTAACAGATAAGAGTGGGTGAAATGCTTTTGGAGTGAGTTTAGACACAGGAATTGGAACAATGTGCTGGATAAACTGGTTTGTCCTGGTTGGGATGTTATGCTCGCTAGCTGTGACGTAACATTAACAtttggaggaagagagaaattTCATCTCTActttttagattagattcaactttattgtcattacacatgtacaagtacaatgcaacgaaacgcagtttggcatctaaccagaagtgcaataagcagtaagtgccaggtatacagtaatttacagtatgtacagggtatgtacaggtgtctatgctacagatatactataaacatgatatacagattgttgtcataatatacagggtttctaagtactatgaacatactatacagatggatatgtgctttaatgtgcatccagtgtaggcggaaactataacacaatttacaaatgatatttacagatgttaaattaagctataaatcactagtgcatGGACAATATAGTGTATACAGCGATGGacagtaggctaactatattaacagtgaggtagaggaactagtgcaacactcagtacgtagtactcagttaggatagagtggtgtagtggagtgtggtgtagggtggGGGTGTTAGTGaggggctgagttcagtaagTGAGTTCATTCTCTATGCAATAGTGCTTGTTTTCCAAATGATAATTCTGTTGATCAAATTATGCATTTTGACAATTCTCAGCATCAAGGTTCAGGACAACAGACCGAGGCCGAGTTGTATCGAACCCAGCCGGTCCAGCAGCACCACTTCGGGGGCAGGCAATACACAAGACCCCCGCAAAAAAACAAGTGAGCTGAAAGGAGTATAACGGATACAGAGtgaagtttttatttcttttttttttttttatcacatcaGTCACACTGGTCTTATACATATTTATgatcctttctttttttaatccactCATTTCCTTCATAAGTCAGAATTAAAGCtactacatactgtacatatagaTCCTTATGTTAACCTGGTGATATTCTGTTTTACCCTGTATTCTAATTATTTTCCTGTTGTTCACACAGGAGTTGCTCCAATGATGGCAAAGTCCTTAAAGGCATTCAAGAAACAGCTGGGACGCAGATAAATGCTCTTATGATCTCGCTATttacagtgtgtgggtgtggtgaAAGTGCACTCTGGCACTCATTAACTTTGGACAGTAGAAAGCCTGTGTTCACCTTAGATtactctgtgttgtttgtctaaATATTCAGGCAgttgccatgtttttttttttctataccTATGAATTGTCTTCACTATTAAATGGACAATGAAATAAGCAAATTGcgatttgatatttttgtctttcagcctGCCTGTTAGAGCTAAACAACGTCGGTCTGTAGGTTATTTAATTGGTTTTTAGCTCCCTCTAAAGGATGTATAGAGCAGTACAATATTTCTTTCTGCGTATTCACTAATTTCACCTTGACTTTACTACTCATAAAATTTCAGGTTATCGCAGTGAATGTCAATGCAAACATTCCTCCtctaacattaaataaattgaCCCATGAGGAAATCTTAGCGCTAATAAGGGATTTAATGCACAGATATTTAATTAACACTGGGCTGACTCTTGGTTGTATGTTGTATTAAGATAAGATCTTTACATATCAGAGGCTTTTTGTGAATGGATCATTAACTACACTTAAAATTCAAACCATGTGTGAGCAGGAAATGGAATCTCTAAAACACTGGCATCTATCAACATTTCATATGTTTTCAAactattttgctttttgttgttttcaactTGTGTTCTTATCCAACTGCTTTGAACCAAACACTTCTAAAGAGATGTCAACAAATTGATCCacataatgaaaagaaagtAGTTCTTTGTCAGCTTTTTGGAATCTCTATGACAATGTTGTCTTTTAAAAGAAGTGTATGCTGTCTGTCACTTCTCAAAGACACTTCTgtctatttttcatttattattttggaAATGGTTGAACATCAAAGGGGAGGCTTGGAAACTGCTACAGCATTCAGCACCACTAGAAGTTTTAAAATATAGACTTTTTGGGGTTTTATTTCTTGTTAAGTAAGAGATGGTAAGAAAAGGATTTGAGGGTTGTGAGTGAAGTCTATCGCTTCTCATTGTTCTGTTTATACAGGGTGACCTTGGAATGGAGGGCCGGAGCTTACCTTGACCTCcaaactaaaaaaaaccaaaaacaaaatcccaacTGTGATCATAAAAGGATGAACTGAGGATGGTGATTTCATTGAGAAGTTGGAATGAATGCAATATCTACCATGTTTTGTTTCTAGAAAGCTGAGTTAGGAGTTGCGAAGGATGTGAAGTGACAATTTAATATGGGTCCTGCTACCCGATCTTGTGGCCCTGTCTCGAAGAGGGTCCTTGTATCAAAATCTTGCTCAAACGCCATAATCTCAGCAGATATTGTTCTTATGTATTTCATATTCCTAAATTAGTTTCAGTTTAATACTACATATTACTACACAACAAACCAAGGACCGTGTATTTTTCTAGCACAGGAATACTAtacaaaatgcacagaaatcAGGGAGGAATGGAGCCCAGCTGCTCATTTTTCAGCTAGTAAAACCAACATTtcataacaacaataacaaccaTGCTCCAGTGATGGAAGaaatacagatttgttttttaactgtCATTCAAAAGTAGCAAATACTGTAATGTAGAAATACTCAATTACGTGTTCCACTAAGTTATAAtcagcaaaatattaaaaacaaaagcaggcttgCAACTAACTGATACAGCTAATATTAACTTTGAACTGCTGGGTAGTTAAACTTATAACAAGCCATATTTCAGAATtgtataataatattatataatatttttatatgcaAAATATTAATCTAAAAGAAGCAAGTAGTCATATCTGGCAAATAAAACATACATTGTTTCCCTGTGAAATTAAGATGGGTGGGATGAAGAATCATAAAATAAGTAGATGCCAAACGTCATAGAGGAACTGAACTGACTCTGTATGTTTGCTTATATTGTCCATGAGTCCAATGAGCTGCTAGTTGTAGTGAAGTTATGTTAAAAATACTTCCTTTCAAGTTCCATTGTAAAATATAATGTAGGCCGAGTTCTCCAAAACTTCAATACCTCACAGTTTGTCCCTTGTagctttttgtagttttaaataTGCGAAATAAATAGAGATTAAACAGTAAATTTAACCAAAACCATAATTCAAATATCATTTAATAAACACTTCCAAGTACAGAATTTTTATTCTGGGTTTCCTCCCTCAGACTGGGGCCACCCCGGGCTGTTGTTAATCCTCTGAACCCCATCATGGCGGCCCTGTGCGGGACGGGACTATCCAGAGGAGGGACTGGAGGGAGGAGCAGCCTGGAATGATGACGTAGGATTGGAATGAGGGAGTGAATGTTCCGGGTCAGAAACTGTACGGGAGAGGAAATTAACTCCGGGACGAGACGAAAAAGCGAGAACGCTATCCTGGTCCACACGGAGATGTAGTCTGTGTCTTTTACGCTACTAAGAGGGGGTATAACAGCGGCGGCGGTCGACGTGAGACTAGGAACCAAGTGGAGAAAAACAGGTGCCTACAAACTAACCAAAGTGAGACAACGTCGGACAATAATTCCTATGTTTGTCGCGACCTAACGAACGTTAGCTCGGTAACGTTACCGCGGTTTACTTTACCACAGTTGGAGTTTCGGCGTTTGCATCACTGTGAGGTTCGCCCCGTTTTTGTTTGACGGTTAATTTAATCCAGGACTGTCCCGCTGTAGCAATCTGTTGCATCCCCCTCCTGCCCGCTGTTTGTTTATCGCACGGGTAAGAGATTTATTCCCACCTCCCCCGTCATGTTTCACTGTATACCCCTGTGGCGGTGCAACCGTCATGTTGAGATGATCGATAAACGCCACTGCTCCCTGTTGTATGTGCCCGATGAGATTTATCGCTACGGACGGAGTTTGGAGGAGCTGTTGCTGGATGCCAACCAACTTCGAGACTTGCCCAAGGTAAGCAGAAACCCGCTTCCTGACACTGGTTCTAATGGCAGGTTTTGAGGTAGGGTACCTTAGCTTATTTTTGGTAACATGAAATGCGTCCCGTGAGAGTTTAGTGGGACCTCAGGACAGTAATTACGCAAGATCTGCAAGACTGGCACGCCGTGTAGGTGGAAATTTCCCCGGAACTACACTTTCCACCACAGAGTCTGGGTTTTgatcataaaacattttagtcCCAGGTGTCTCGGGCATTCATGGCATACCGCAAAGCGCTGACATTGTATCTGGTATGTCAAACCTGCTTGGCCAGGTGATACAAGGCTGAGGTCAGAAATACCCATGGCCCTTTGTTTTGAAAGCTCTGTTGCTGTCAGCAAGTTAGAGAGCCATGACTGTATGCAGAGAACATTAGttatcttattttttcagaGATTAGAGATATGGTGCTCTAGGGGAATATTTATTCCATAGTTGAGGAGAGGGATATGAACTATGAGCAGTATCATTAGTAACATGTATGTGATTTCCAGTCAGGTAAAGGCATTAACTCAAGATCAAAGGGTctaaaacaacaattaaaaaacaacaataacaacgacaacaaaaaaacaaaacaaacaaacaaaaaaaacaatcactgatTTGGATTATTCAGAAAAGGCCATTATATGTTGGCCCAGGCACAAGCACGCATTGTGCGGAGGTCGTTTATCATTAGATGATGGCTAAAAAAACTTGTCTGACAAATTTATCCAACAGTGTGGGCTAAC
This region of Scatophagus argus isolate fScaArg1 chromosome 10, fScaArg1.pri, whole genome shotgun sequence genomic DNA includes:
- the eloal gene encoding elongin A, like → MASSSDVVKKVMRFKLQLSDTTDSATVLKVLQKLKDLDITLDILAETGIGKTVNSLRRHEQAGEFAKLLVRGWKRLVPKDSTSHKEDGEMSESLSVRNKLDDKNCPNNGTLTMEDLNNNCITSHDNSQSSPDEALFKTENWQTDSEKQCEEQMRPQDQNENQEKSFQENCNVSQNNIFKKKMQEDKMDSLVVSMEKKNHQSNRKSAEGDFLLGNKNLDTHQESKSDFKEKMKSNSDSGRLGSEKESNKKSKTSKELLKEESISFASRDKCSETLKLASVKDDTSSGISRSLDSHNRKRKKTGNKMQATLKQEPESENKGHSKHKNKKAKIKHKDKKSDNDPKEPSVSFESCLNYDANVFKRKERSGVKKPPRKIETVVKEEATNYPGMKAFKSHVMSVNVTSPKQQCKESIMDLVNIPLPAVLPECEQPSSVDYFDRKAEKETDICDISEESAVFTGQRLNRKMQVYSGAKTIFLPAMMSLHQQCIRTLQNNINLLYETGGVPFEILEPVLERCTPEQLLRIEEYNPIYVGVTDHLWGKHCQRDFKDCKLQEYESWKEMYIRLSEEREMKLQRLTKSIVSAQSNKPKGRQVKMAFIHTVAKPPRDVRIQQEIHGTAVQQPHQLKCSIKVQDNRPRPSCIEPSRSSSTTSGAGNTQDPRKKTRVAPMMAKSLKAFKKQLGRR